Proteins found in one Magnolia sinica isolate HGM2019 chromosome 5, MsV1, whole genome shotgun sequence genomic segment:
- the LOC131247004 gene encoding inorganic pyrophosphatase 2-like gives MNLLLRVFPLHACPAHLRQLQIRRHVILLLEVMKLLPKNWLLFEGAMKEIAECLKRVPLHPQIITAIKSAMLLGCDLRIVSDANVCFIETILKQHGLFDYFSEINTNPTFIDEDGKFRILPYHDCASSPHGCDLCPPIMCKVCATLQTSGWS, from the exons atgAACCTTCTCCTCAGAGTATTTCCCTTGCATGCTTGTCCTGCACACCTCCGCCAGCTTCAGATCCGCAG GCATGTCATTCTTCTGCTGGAGGTTATGAAACTGTTGCCGAAGAATTGGCTCCTCTTTGAG GGCGCAAT GAAAGAAATTGCAGAGTGCTTGAAAAGGGTCCCTTTGCATCCCCAGATCATCACAGCCATTAAATCAGCTATGCTCTTGG GGTGTGATTTGAGGATTGTGAGTGATGCCAATGTCTGTTTCATTGAGACAATCCTCAAACAGCATGGGCTCTTTGATTATTTCTCAGAGATCAACACTAATCCCACCTTCATCGATGAGGATGGGAAGTTTAGGATCTTGCCTTACCATGATTGTGCATCTTCTCCTCATGGATGCGATCTCTGCCCTCCAATCATGTGCAAGGTATGTGCCACCCTCCAAACATCTGGATGGTCTTGA